The following coding sequences lie in one Delphinus delphis chromosome 9, mDelDel1.2, whole genome shotgun sequence genomic window:
- the LOC132430511 gene encoding LOW QUALITY PROTEIN: serum paraoxonase/arylesterase 1-like (The sequence of the model RefSeq protein was modified relative to this genomic sequence to represent the inferred CDS: inserted 1 base in 1 codon; deleted 2 bases in 1 codon): MTLPRPTTESRKVGGDAIPGNPLPFLEIAGIIPPLNKKKCFPRVKLVELPNCKLGKGIETGSEDLEILRNGLAFISSGLKYPGIKSFELNKPGKILLTDMNWIMSTVEEDTTVLELRITGSNFDSSSFNPHGISTFTNEDNTVYLLVVNHPDFKSTVELFKFQEEEKSLLHLKTIKHKLLPNLNGIVGVGPEHFCAIGDHYLVDPYLRSWELYLGLACSFVVYYGPNEVRVVASGLDFAXGINISPDGKYVYISEVLAHKIHVYEKHTNWTLTPLKKPLDFNTLMDNVSEDPVTGDLWVGRHPNGTKIFFYDPENPTGSEDNCDYGERQSSVPSVSS, encoded by the exons atgacactTCCCCGGCCGACCACAGAAAGCCGAAAAGTGGGCGGTGACgcaattcctggaaatcctctCCCCTTTCTCGAAATTGCTGGAATAATCCCCCCActt aaCAAGAAAAAATGCTTCCCAAGAGTAAAATTGGTAGAACTTCCTAACTGTAAATTAGGGAAAGGAATAG AAACTGGCTCTGAAGATTTGGAGATACTTCGTAATGGACTGGCTTTCATTAGCTCC GGATTAAAATATCCTGGAATAAAGAGCTTTGAACTCAATAAGCCTGGAAAAATACTTCTGACAGACATGAAC TGGATCATGTCCACTGTTGAAGAGGATACAACAGTGTTGGAACTGAGGATCACTGGAAGTAACTTCGATTCGTCTTCATTTAACCCTCATGGGATTAGCACGTTCACAAATGAAG ATAATACCGTGTACCTGCTGGTGGTGAACCATCCAGATTTTAAGTCCACGGTTGAGTTGTTTAAAtttcaagaagaagaaaagtcaCTTTTGCATCTGAAAACCATCAAACACAAACTTCTGCCTAA TTTGAATGGCATTGTCGGTGTGGGACCTGAACACTTCTGTGCCATCGGTGATCACTATCTTGTTGACCCCTACCTGAGATCCTGGGAGTTGTATTTGGGTCTAGCGTGCTCATTTGTTGTTTACTACGGTCCAAATGAAGTTCGAGTGGTGGCCAGCGGACTTGATTTTG GTGGAATCAACATCTCACCTGATGGCAA GTATGTCTATATATCTGAAGTGCTGGCTCATAAGATTCATGTGTATGAAAAGCACACTAATTGGACTTTAACTCCATTGAAG AAGCCTCTGGACTTTAACACACTTATGGATAATGTATCCGAGGATCCTGTGACAGGGGACCTTTGGGTTGGTCGCCACCCCAATGGCACGAAAATCTTCTTCTATGACCCAGAGAATCCTACTGGATCAGAG